GGTGAATAATGATTATTCATTTGAATTTAATGTATTGAAAAATGGAAAGGAGAAAGCAAGTATTAAGTCTATAAGTATATGCAGTACATATATAGCCCTTGCTTACAATAATACAGTAATAAATAGcaaataaggaaaaaaaaaaaaaaaaaataatgcatatattattatatatatatattattaatttacATCATTTTGATGATGTAAAcaaatttttgtttatatatttttttatttttatatttttatatttcatttttcctttttacCTTTTGTAGataatttttatcaatTTGAAAGGCGAACAGttagataaaaaatatcaGTGTAGAGAAAATGTAagtaaattaaaatttcGAGATGAAAAAATGTTAGGAGTAGGTATGGAAAATGGAGAAATTGAATTGATTGGTATGTTTTGTTATGATAGAATAAAAACTTTTAAGGGACATAAATCATCAATTAATGATTTAATTTTTAGTAATAATTTTCAGAGCTTATATACATGTTCACGTGATTttacaataaaaatttgGAATATATGGCAAGGTATTTGTGAACATACTATAGATTATCATATGGATAATATAACATCCctgtttttatataataataatgatacaGATTATTTAATAAGTTCAAGTTATGATGGATTGATATATTTctatgatattattaaaaagaaacatACAGATAAATTAGAAATACAAGAACCTATTgaatgtatttatatttttgaaaaggaatatttaattttatcaGTTCGaaatgttataaaattttattcaataacaaattttaaatatattaaagaCATTGTTATTTCAACAAAAACgatcttttatattaatagttttaaaaaatatattgtcGCATCAAGTTTAGATATGtccatatattttatagaCCCCTTTTACAAAAACACGGaggtaaaaaaaaaaaaataaagcaatgacatatatatatatatatatatatatatatatatatatatatgtatatatgtgtattgACCTTGACGTGTATgtcttcttcatttttgtAGGAAATTAAAATCGTATGTATTGTTAATTATAGCAATCACCCCAA
The genomic region above belongs to Plasmodium reichenowi strain SY57 chromosome 13, whole genome shotgun sequence and contains:
- a CDS encoding hypothetical protein (conserved Plasmodium protein, unknown function); amino-acid sequence: MSFFPPVELIRKKNKLIKVNNDYSFEFNVLKNGKEKASIKSISICSTYIALAYNNTIIFINLKGEQLDKKYQCRENVSKLKFRDEKMLGVGMENGEIELIGMFCYDRIKTFKGHKSSINDLIFSNNFQSLYTCSRDFTIKIWNIWQGICEHTIDYHMDNITSLFLYNNNDTDYLISSSYDGLIYFYDIIKKKHTDKLEIQEPIECIYIFEKEYLILSVRNVIKFYSITNFKYIKDIVISTKTIFYINSFKKYIVASSLDMSIYFIDPFYKNTEEIKIVCIVNYSNHPKSFEIYNDIIALGEIDGTWSIELYHKKEKLHKNKKKSKLNKIYYEDEKFVYTDNNVNLMIKKFKYNDALMYIIKNDPQSTISLLDYFSKHKVLTAACRTFCVDRAISILIFLRKKFVVDVLMFEFFFSFFSANKWILTTKDKRILEELQLLKKGFLNVKRYMKYYNDLKDIADCLRN